One part of the Rhodococcus oxybenzonivorans genome encodes these proteins:
- a CDS encoding thiolase family protein produces MTNAVIVDVVRLASGKGKPGGALSGTHPVELLAHVLRSLVERNGIDPAQVDDVIGGCVGQAGEQALNISRTAVLSAGFPESVPATTIDRQCGSSQQAAHFAAQGVIAGAYDIVIAAGVESMSRVPMGTTTLGQDTSGPGIAARYPEGLVNQGISAELIAAKWKFDRDALDAYSAESHRRAAEAAAKGLFDKEILPIDVTNAAGETVTHLVDETVRASTTAEGLSGLKSSFYSEKYAARFPEAQWHITPGNSSPLTDGASGALIMSEEMAAKLGLTPRARFHSFSVAGDDPVFMLTAPIPATKKILAKSGLSIDDIDAYEVNEAFAPVPLAWAHEFGADPAKLNPRGGAIALGHALGSSGTRLLGTLVNQLEATGGRYGLQTMCEGAGMANATIIERI; encoded by the coding sequence ATGACCAACGCTGTCATCGTGGACGTCGTCCGCCTCGCCTCCGGTAAGGGCAAGCCGGGCGGCGCCCTGTCCGGCACCCACCCGGTCGAACTCCTCGCGCACGTCCTACGCAGCCTCGTCGAGCGCAACGGCATCGACCCCGCGCAGGTCGACGACGTCATCGGCGGCTGCGTCGGACAGGCCGGCGAGCAGGCCCTCAACATCTCCCGCACCGCGGTGCTGTCGGCCGGCTTCCCCGAGTCGGTCCCGGCCACCACCATCGACCGCCAGTGCGGCTCGAGCCAGCAGGCGGCGCACTTCGCTGCGCAGGGCGTCATCGCCGGCGCCTACGACATCGTGATCGCCGCGGGCGTCGAGTCGATGTCCCGCGTGCCGATGGGCACGACGACCCTCGGGCAGGACACGTCCGGCCCGGGCATCGCGGCCCGCTACCCCGAGGGCCTGGTCAACCAGGGCATCTCCGCCGAACTGATCGCCGCGAAGTGGAAGTTCGACCGCGACGCCCTCGACGCCTACTCGGCCGAGTCGCATCGCCGCGCCGCCGAGGCCGCCGCGAAGGGGCTGTTCGACAAGGAGATCCTGCCGATCGACGTCACCAACGCGGCCGGTGAGACGGTGACGCACCTCGTCGACGAGACCGTGCGCGCCTCGACCACGGCAGAGGGGCTGTCCGGGCTCAAGTCGTCGTTCTACTCCGAGAAGTACGCGGCCCGGTTCCCCGAGGCGCAGTGGCACATCACCCCCGGTAACTCGTCCCCGCTGACCGACGGTGCGTCCGGTGCCCTGATCATGAGTGAGGAGATGGCCGCCAAGCTGGGCCTGACGCCGCGGGCGCGGTTCCACTCGTTCTCCGTTGCCGGCGACGACCCGGTCTTCATGCTCACCGCTCCGATCCCGGCGACGAAGAAGATCCTCGCGAAGTCGGGGCTGAGCATCGACGACATCGACGCCTACGAGGTCAACGAGGCGTTCGCCCCGGTGCCGCTGGCGTGGGCGCACGAGTTCGGTGCCGACCCGGCCAAGCTGAACCCCCGCGGCGGTGCGATCGCCCTCGGCCACGCGCTCGGCTCCTCGGGCACCCGCCTGCTCGGCACGCTGGTCAACCAGCTCGAGGCCACCGGCGGACGCTACGGCCTGCAGACGATGTGCGAGGGCGCGGGCATGGCCAACGCCACCATCATCGAACGCATCTGA
- a CDS encoding low affinity iron permease family protein, with amino-acid sequence MVRNAKAARQQPTDQRSAFDRFVEQIEVRVSQAPFFGVCAGVVALWVVSIPLWKDLHEWQIAIHTVGAVFTLLLVVLLENASRRATEALQEKLNVIAEALAALLDSSAQDNPELKKVEEKLREAVGLEDRH; translated from the coding sequence CACCGATCAGCGTTCGGCGTTCGACAGGTTCGTGGAGCAGATCGAAGTCCGGGTCAGCCAGGCGCCGTTCTTCGGGGTCTGCGCCGGAGTGGTCGCGCTGTGGGTCGTCAGCATTCCGCTCTGGAAGGACCTTCACGAGTGGCAGATCGCCATCCACACCGTCGGCGCCGTCTTCACGTTGCTCCTCGTGGTCCTGCTCGAGAATGCCAGCCGCCGCGCCACGGAGGCTCTGCAGGAGAAGCTGAACGTCATCGCCGAGGCGCTCGCCGCCCTGCTCGATTCCTCCGCCCAGGACAACCCCGAGCTGAAGAAGGTGGAGGAGAAGTTGCGGGAGGCTGTCGGGCTCGAAGACCGGCACTAG
- a CDS encoding succinic semialdehyde dehydrogenase: MPVPSAATFARLADLIAIPDAADRPTRSVVEAFTGKELATVPIGTAQDAVDAIARARVAQKDWAQRPVTERAAIFHRYRELVLEHRDALMDMAQAETGKSRTAAQEEILDISMTARHYARVAPKLLRPRRVSGMLPVLTKTVVRYQPKGVVGVISPWNYPMTLAVSDAVAALLAGNAVVLKPDSQTPYCALACVDLLYKAGLPRDLFAVVPGPGSVVGTALVENTEYVMFTGSSQTGQLLAEQAGRRLIGFSAELGGKNPMIVTAGANLREVTDAAVRACYSNSGQLCISIERIYVEESIAPEFTRMFGERVRNMSLGAGYDFGIEMGSLVSEAQVKAVSSHVDDAVVKGATVVAGGKARPDLGPLFYEPTVLTGVPEDAECYREETFGPLVSVYPVANVDEAIERANDTEYGLNASVWAGTKAEGEAIAARIHAGTVNVDEGYAPAWGSTGAPMGGMGVSGVGRRHGADGLLKYTEPQTIATTRLLNLGGPRGLPPKVWAKIMPPFVKALQYVPGR; encoded by the coding sequence ATGCCTGTTCCGTCCGCCGCCACATTCGCGCGGCTCGCCGATCTCATCGCCATCCCGGATGCGGCGGATCGTCCGACGCGTTCCGTCGTCGAGGCATTCACGGGTAAGGAACTGGCGACCGTCCCGATCGGTACCGCCCAGGATGCCGTGGACGCCATCGCTCGTGCCCGGGTCGCGCAGAAGGACTGGGCACAGCGGCCGGTCACCGAACGGGCCGCCATCTTCCACCGGTACCGCGAACTGGTGCTCGAGCACCGCGACGCCCTGATGGACATGGCGCAGGCAGAGACCGGGAAATCCCGCACGGCCGCCCAGGAGGAGATCCTCGACATCTCGATGACGGCCCGCCACTACGCGCGCGTCGCACCGAAGCTGCTCCGCCCCCGCCGCGTCTCCGGGATGCTGCCGGTGCTCACCAAGACCGTGGTGCGGTACCAGCCCAAGGGCGTCGTCGGCGTCATCTCTCCCTGGAACTACCCGATGACCCTCGCAGTGTCCGACGCCGTCGCGGCCCTCCTCGCCGGCAATGCGGTGGTGCTCAAGCCGGACAGTCAGACGCCGTACTGCGCGCTGGCCTGCGTCGACCTGCTCTACAAGGCGGGACTCCCGCGTGACCTGTTCGCCGTGGTCCCCGGGCCGGGCTCGGTCGTCGGCACGGCGCTCGTCGAGAACACCGAGTACGTGATGTTCACGGGGTCCTCGCAGACCGGGCAGCTCCTCGCCGAGCAGGCCGGTCGCCGGCTCATCGGTTTCTCCGCAGAACTCGGGGGCAAGAACCCGATGATCGTCACGGCCGGTGCCAACCTCCGCGAGGTCACCGATGCCGCCGTGCGCGCCTGCTACTCGAACTCCGGTCAGCTGTGCATCTCGATCGAGCGCATCTACGTGGAAGAATCCATCGCCCCCGAGTTCACCCGCATGTTCGGTGAGCGGGTGCGCAACATGTCACTGGGCGCCGGCTACGACTTCGGCATCGAAATGGGCAGCCTGGTGTCGGAGGCGCAGGTGAAGGCGGTGTCCAGCCACGTCGACGACGCCGTGGTCAAGGGTGCCACCGTGGTGGCCGGCGGCAAGGCGCGCCCCGATCTCGGACCGCTGTTCTACGAGCCGACCGTCCTCACCGGGGTTCCCGAGGACGCCGAATGCTACCGCGAGGAAACGTTCGGACCGCTGGTGTCGGTGTACCCGGTGGCGAATGTCGACGAGGCGATCGAACGTGCCAACGACACCGAATACGGGCTCAACGCCAGCGTGTGGGCGGGAACCAAGGCGGAGGGTGAGGCCATCGCGGCGCGCATCCACGCCGGAACGGTCAATGTCGACGAGGGCTATGCCCCCGCCTGGGGCAGCACCGGCGCGCCGATGGGTGGGATGGGAGTGTCCGGGGTCGGGCGCCGCCACGGTGCGGACGGGCTCCTCAAGTACACCGAACCTCAGACCATCGCCACCACCCGTCTTCTCAATCTCGGCGGACCGCGCGGATTGCCGCCCAAGGTGTGGGCCAAGATCATGCCACCGTTCGTGAAGGCGCTGCAGTACGTGCCGGGACGCTGA
- a CDS encoding NADPH:quinone oxidoreductase family protein, with protein MYAQQLTVQSGPSGVRLAEIDEPDGSGLVVVDMHAAGVAFPDLLQTTGSYQVVRDLPCVLGVEGAGVVREAPEDSGFRAGQRVAVLASGGAWQQTVAVEPHSVFPLPDSVSLEAGAGFLLNYLTVHFALDERARFRAGETVLVHGAAGGVGVAALQVAAALGLETIAVVSTEEKASIAKAHRADHVVLLDGWKDRAREITGGRGVDIILDPVGGDRFTDSLRSLAPNGRLMVLGFTGGEIPTVKVNRLLLRNISVLGAGWAEYVRTDPGYTKRQWAALEPLLESGALQITEPTIYAFEHAADALRALETRSAAGKIALSLLPHDTEGPS; from the coding sequence GTGTATGCCCAGCAACTGACTGTTCAATCCGGACCGAGCGGTGTCCGGCTCGCCGAGATCGACGAACCCGACGGATCCGGTCTCGTCGTCGTCGATATGCACGCCGCCGGGGTGGCCTTTCCCGACCTTTTGCAGACCACGGGCAGCTACCAGGTGGTGCGCGACCTTCCGTGCGTGCTCGGTGTCGAGGGCGCCGGAGTGGTACGAGAAGCTCCGGAGGACAGCGGTTTTCGCGCCGGACAGCGGGTGGCGGTACTCGCCTCCGGTGGCGCGTGGCAGCAGACCGTGGCCGTGGAACCCCACTCCGTGTTTCCGTTGCCCGACTCGGTGTCGCTCGAAGCCGGCGCCGGTTTTCTCCTGAACTACCTCACCGTGCACTTCGCCCTGGACGAGCGCGCGCGGTTCCGCGCCGGCGAAACGGTTCTGGTCCATGGCGCCGCCGGGGGTGTCGGGGTGGCCGCACTTCAGGTGGCGGCCGCTCTGGGACTCGAGACGATCGCCGTGGTCAGCACCGAGGAGAAGGCCAGCATCGCGAAGGCCCACCGCGCCGACCACGTCGTCCTCCTCGACGGGTGGAAAGACCGTGCCCGGGAAATCACCGGCGGCCGCGGAGTCGACATCATCCTCGACCCGGTAGGCGGCGACCGGTTCACCGACAGTCTGCGCAGCCTCGCCCCCAACGGGCGACTCATGGTCCTCGGTTTCACCGGCGGCGAGATCCCCACGGTCAAGGTCAATCGCCTTCTTCTCCGAAATATCTCGGTCCTCGGAGCCGGGTGGGCCGAGTACGTGCGCACCGATCCCGGCTACACGAAGCGGCAGTGGGCCGCCCTGGAACCGCTGCTCGAATCCGGTGCACTGCAGATCACCGAACCCACCATCTATGCGTTCGAACACGCTGCCGACGCCCTGCGCGCCCTCGAAACCCGATCGGCCGCAGGCAAAATCGCGCTGTCCCTCCTCCCCCACGACACCGAAGGACCCTCATGA
- a CDS encoding NAD(P)H-dependent flavin oxidoreductase, whose translation MSLSPILRDRLRLPVVASPMFIVSGPDLVIAQCTSGVVGSFPSLNARPQPVLREWLTRITEELAKHDANNPESPSAPYAVNLIVHKSNDRLDEDLATVVEFEVPIVITSLGARTDVNDAVHSYGGIVLHDVINNRFAKKAVEKGADGLIAVAAGAGGHAGTQSPFALLQEIREWFDGPVLLSGSIAHGRSVLAAQAAGADLAYIGSAFIATEEANADAAYKQMIVDSTASDIVYSNLFTGVHGNYLRGSIEAAGYDPATLPVSDASAMDFGTNEKSESKAWRDIWGAGQGIGAVDAVLPAAEVVERLTREYADAKSRLL comes from the coding sequence ATGAGCCTGTCCCCCATTCTCCGAGACCGGTTGCGCCTGCCCGTCGTGGCCTCGCCGATGTTCATCGTGTCCGGTCCCGACCTGGTGATCGCCCAGTGCACCTCGGGCGTGGTGGGCTCGTTCCCGTCCCTCAACGCGCGGCCGCAGCCGGTACTGCGGGAGTGGCTCACCCGCATCACCGAAGAGCTCGCTAAGCACGACGCCAACAACCCGGAGTCGCCGTCCGCCCCTTACGCGGTGAACCTGATCGTCCACAAGAGCAATGACCGGCTCGACGAGGACCTCGCCACCGTCGTCGAGTTCGAGGTCCCGATCGTCATCACCTCCCTCGGCGCCCGCACCGACGTCAACGACGCCGTCCATTCCTACGGCGGCATCGTCCTGCACGACGTCATCAACAACAGGTTCGCGAAGAAGGCCGTCGAGAAAGGTGCCGACGGCCTGATCGCCGTCGCCGCGGGTGCGGGCGGACACGCAGGCACCCAGTCGCCGTTCGCGTTGCTGCAGGAAATCCGCGAATGGTTCGATGGCCCCGTGTTGCTGTCCGGCTCGATCGCCCACGGACGTTCCGTACTCGCCGCACAAGCCGCCGGCGCCGACCTCGCCTACATCGGATCCGCCTTCATCGCCACCGAGGAGGCTAACGCCGACGCCGCCTACAAGCAGATGATCGTCGACTCCACCGCCTCGGACATCGTCTACTCCAACCTCTTCACCGGCGTGCACGGCAACTACCTCCGCGGCAGCATCGAAGCGGCCGGATACGATCCCGCAACCCTCCCGGTGTCGGATGCGAGCGCAATGGATTTCGGCACCAACGAAAAGTCGGAGTCCAAGGCGTGGCGCGACATCTGGGGTGCCGGTCAGGGAATCGGCGCGGTAGACGCAGTCCTCCCGGCAGCCGAGGTTGTCGAGCGGCTCACTCGGGAGTACGCCGACGCGAAGTCCCGCCTGCTCTAG
- a CDS encoding 3-hydroxyacyl-CoA dehydrogenase gives MIVNDSVALVTGGASGLGLATTKALLADGASVVIVDLPSSNGETVAKELGDRVRFAAGDVTSEADVSAALDVAESLGPLRVAVNCAGIGNAIKTVSKNGAFPLADFTKIVTVNLIGTFNVTRLAAERIAKTEPIDGERGVIINTASVAAYDGQIGQAAYSASKGGVVGMTLPIARDLASLLIRVNTIAPGLFKTPLLGSLPEAAQQSLGQQVPHPSRLGDPSEYGALAAHIVSNPMLNGETIRLDGAIRMAPR, from the coding sequence ATGATCGTCAACGACAGCGTTGCTCTCGTCACCGGCGGCGCCTCCGGCCTCGGACTCGCTACCACCAAGGCCCTGCTCGCCGACGGCGCCAGCGTCGTCATCGTCGACCTGCCCTCCTCCAACGGTGAGACCGTCGCCAAGGAACTCGGCGACCGCGTCCGCTTCGCCGCGGGCGATGTCACCAGCGAGGCCGACGTGTCCGCCGCCCTCGACGTCGCGGAGTCCCTCGGCCCGCTGCGGGTAGCCGTCAACTGCGCCGGCATCGGCAACGCCATCAAGACCGTCAGCAAGAACGGCGCGTTCCCGCTCGCCGATTTCACCAAGATCGTCACCGTCAACCTGATCGGCACGTTCAATGTGACCCGTCTTGCTGCCGAGCGGATCGCGAAGACGGAGCCGATCGACGGCGAGCGCGGCGTCATCATCAACACCGCCTCCGTCGCCGCCTACGATGGCCAGATCGGTCAGGCCGCGTACTCCGCCTCGAAGGGTGGCGTCGTCGGCATGACCCTGCCGATCGCCCGCGACCTCGCCTCGCTGCTGATCCGCGTCAACACCATCGCACCGGGCCTGTTCAAGACCCCGCTGCTCGGTTCCCTCCCCGAGGCCGCGCAGCAGTCCCTCGGACAGCAGGTGCCGCACCCGTCGCGTCTGGGCGACCCGTCCGAGTACGGCGCTCTGGCCGCGCACATCGTGTCCAACCCCATGCTCAACGGTGAGACCATCCGTCTCGACGGCGCCATCCGCATGGCACCGCGCTGA
- a CDS encoding crotonase/enoyl-CoA hydratase family protein has protein sequence MPEMTETTEAAALWERRGGIGIITLNRPKALNAVNGALSTAVGNLLEQAENDPEVRVVVITGSGRAFCAGADLKELSVGKAISADGHPEWGFAGYAQHWISKPTIAAVNGFALGGGTELVLASDLAVVDEGAALGLPEVKRGLFAAAGGVIRLQQQIPKKVALEIALTGEPITAAQGKELGLVNRVAPAGTALDVALELAEQIAANAPLSVRESKAMIHRTATEDDWGDRAWEANNAALAVVFSSADAKEGPTAFAEKRQPVWQGR, from the coding sequence GTGCCGGAAATGACGGAGACGACGGAGGCAGCCGCATTGTGGGAGCGGCGCGGAGGCATCGGCATCATCACGCTGAACCGCCCCAAGGCGCTCAACGCGGTGAACGGCGCATTGTCGACCGCGGTGGGCAATCTGCTCGAGCAGGCCGAGAACGACCCGGAGGTGCGGGTCGTCGTGATCACCGGGTCGGGTCGCGCGTTCTGCGCAGGCGCGGACCTGAAGGAACTTTCCGTCGGTAAGGCCATCTCCGCGGACGGGCATCCGGAGTGGGGTTTCGCCGGATACGCGCAGCACTGGATCAGCAAGCCGACCATCGCCGCGGTCAACGGGTTCGCCCTGGGCGGTGGCACCGAACTGGTGCTGGCCAGTGACCTCGCGGTCGTCGATGAAGGGGCGGCCCTCGGGTTGCCCGAGGTCAAGCGCGGATTGTTCGCGGCGGCGGGCGGGGTGATCCGTCTGCAGCAGCAGATTCCGAAGAAGGTCGCGCTGGAGATCGCGCTCACCGGCGAGCCGATCACCGCGGCGCAGGGCAAGGAATTGGGCCTGGTCAACCGGGTCGCCCCGGCCGGCACCGCACTCGACGTCGCGCTCGAACTCGCCGAGCAGATCGCCGCGAACGCGCCGCTGTCTGTGCGCGAATCGAAGGCGATGATCCACCGGACCGCCACCGAAGACGACTGGGGCGACCGGGCGTGGGAGGCGAACAACGCCGCGCTCGCCGTCGTGTTCTCCAGCGCGGACGCCAAGGAAGGGCCCACCGCGTTCGCCGAGAAACGCCAGCCGGTGTGGCAGGGCCGCTGA
- a CDS encoding enoyl-CoA hydratase, with amino-acid sequence MTSDLPGVDTTVDNGVLRITLDRPSRMNAVTTETLDAVADALDKFSGDAEVRVAVLTGAGRAFCTGADLVTSPDVSGPPSTATIDAANRVVAAVRAFPCPVIGAVNGPAAGVGVSLALACDLVVATESSYFLLAFTKVGLMPDGGATALVAASIGRARAMRMALLAERLPAREALDAGLISDVYSDDEFADSVDALTRHLADGPPQAFHLTKDAVNDATLTELDSACARERTGQEVLLAAPDFAEGVAAFQEKRPAVFGRV; translated from the coding sequence ATGACTTCCGACCTACCCGGTGTGGACACGACCGTCGACAACGGCGTCCTCCGCATCACGCTCGACCGGCCCTCCCGCATGAATGCCGTCACCACCGAAACACTCGATGCCGTTGCGGACGCGTTGGACAAGTTTTCGGGTGACGCCGAGGTGCGGGTTGCCGTCCTCACCGGGGCAGGCCGGGCGTTCTGCACGGGCGCCGACCTGGTAACGAGTCCCGACGTGTCGGGCCCACCGTCCACCGCCACGATCGACGCCGCCAATCGCGTCGTCGCCGCGGTCCGGGCGTTCCCCTGTCCCGTGATCGGCGCCGTCAACGGTCCGGCAGCCGGTGTCGGGGTCTCCCTCGCGCTGGCCTGCGATCTCGTTGTCGCTACCGAATCGAGCTACTTCCTACTGGCGTTCACGAAGGTGGGTCTGATGCCGGACGGAGGCGCCACCGCCCTCGTCGCCGCATCGATCGGCCGAGCCCGCGCCATGCGGATGGCCCTACTGGCCGAACGTCTTCCGGCAAGGGAGGCCCTCGACGCCGGTTTGATCTCGGACGTCTATTCCGACGACGAGTTCGCCGACTCGGTGGATGCCCTGACCCGACATCTCGCCGACGGACCGCCGCAGGCCTTCCACCTCACCAAAGACGCCGTCAACGATGCCACGCTGACCGAACTCGACAGCGCCTGTGCCCGCGAGCGCACGGGACAGGAAGTGCTGCTCGCCGCGCCCGACTTCGCGGAAGGCGTTGCGGCATTCCAGGAGAAGCGGCCGGCAGTGTTCGGCCGGGTCTGA
- a CDS encoding TetR/AcrR family transcriptional regulator produces the protein MTLREDGMITTEPMFADWRTFEALPLTPILEQALELFNENGYHGTTVRQIARRVGVTVPALYYHHESKEAVLVALFELQMRELNDRAEAAAREAGDHVVAQFSNVVEAIVLYMTNRGRHVCLDTELRHVSVDSRSRYAATRKRLELMVIDLVSEGVAVGAFSATNVAETVRALLGMLQSIPRWYQLGGALTPEQVAERYVDIALHTVGYRPAH, from the coding sequence GTGACACTGCGCGAGGACGGGATGATCACCACGGAGCCGATGTTCGCCGACTGGCGGACCTTCGAGGCCCTGCCGCTGACGCCCATCCTCGAGCAGGCACTGGAGTTGTTCAACGAGAACGGTTACCACGGCACGACGGTGCGGCAAATTGCCCGTCGTGTCGGGGTGACCGTCCCCGCCCTGTACTACCACCACGAGAGCAAGGAAGCCGTTCTCGTGGCACTGTTCGAACTGCAGATGCGCGAACTCAACGACCGCGCCGAGGCAGCCGCCCGCGAGGCCGGCGACCACGTGGTCGCGCAATTCTCCAACGTCGTCGAGGCGATCGTCCTGTACATGACGAACCGTGGGCGGCACGTCTGCCTCGACACCGAGCTGCGCCACGTCTCCGTGGACAGCCGGAGTCGGTACGCGGCCACGCGAAAACGACTCGAGCTCATGGTGATCGACCTGGTGTCCGAGGGTGTTGCCGTGGGTGCGTTCTCCGCCACCAACGTCGCCGAGACCGTGCGCGCTCTCCTCGGGATGCTCCAGTCCATTCCACGGTGGTACCAGCTCGGTGGGGCACTGACCCCCGAGCAGGTCGCCGAGCGTTACGTCGACATCGCTCTCCACACCGTCGGCTACCGACCCGCCCACTGA
- a CDS encoding NAD(P)H-dependent flavin oxidoreductase has product MLSTAFTETFGVRHPIVQGGMQWVGRAELVAAVANAGALGLLTALTQPTPEDLAKEIARTRELTDQPFGVNLTILPAITPPPYEEYRQVIIESGIKIVETAGSNPAPHLPDFHAAGVKVLHKCTSVRHAIKAQDTGVDGISIDGFECAGHPGEDDIPGLVLIAAAAEQITIPMVASGGFADGRGLVAALALGADGINMGTRFMCTAESPIHQNIKEAIVAGKETDTELIFRPLRNTARVASNTVSREVVEILDRGGKFEDVRELVAGARGRTVFENGDTDAGIWTVGTVQGIIHDIPTAGELVERIVREAEALIAERLAGLSVSVGV; this is encoded by the coding sequence ATGCTTTCCACAGCGTTTACCGAGACCTTCGGCGTCCGCCATCCGATCGTTCAAGGCGGCATGCAGTGGGTCGGTCGCGCCGAACTCGTCGCCGCCGTCGCCAACGCCGGTGCGCTGGGCCTGCTCACCGCGCTGACCCAGCCCACTCCGGAGGACCTCGCCAAGGAGATCGCCCGCACCCGCGAGCTCACCGACCAGCCCTTCGGTGTGAACCTGACGATTCTGCCGGCGATCACGCCGCCGCCGTACGAGGAGTACCGGCAGGTCATCATCGAATCCGGAATCAAGATCGTCGAGACGGCCGGCTCCAACCCTGCCCCCCATCTACCCGACTTCCACGCCGCGGGCGTGAAGGTGCTGCACAAGTGCACCAGCGTGCGGCACGCGATCAAGGCCCAGGACACCGGTGTCGACGGCATCAGCATCGACGGCTTCGAATGTGCCGGCCACCCCGGTGAGGACGACATCCCCGGGCTGGTGCTCATCGCGGCCGCCGCGGAACAAATCACCATCCCGATGGTCGCGTCGGGCGGGTTCGCGGATGGCCGTGGATTGGTCGCGGCACTCGCCCTCGGCGCCGACGGAATCAACATGGGTACCCGCTTCATGTGCACCGCCGAATCCCCGATTCACCAGAACATCAAGGAGGCGATCGTCGCGGGTAAGGAGACCGACACCGAGTTGATCTTCCGGCCGCTGCGTAACACGGCGCGTGTCGCGAGCAATACCGTGAGCCGTGAGGTCGTGGAGATCCTCGATCGGGGCGGCAAGTTCGAGGACGTCCGTGAGCTGGTCGCCGGTGCCCGCGGCCGCACGGTGTTCGAGAACGGCGACACCGACGCGGGTATATGGACCGTCGGCACCGTCCAGGGCATCATCCACGACATCCCCACTGCCGGTGAACTCGTCGAACGCATCGTCCGCGAGGCGGAGGCGCTGATCGCGGAACGTCTCGCGGGTCTGTCGGTTTCCGTCGGCGTGTGA
- a CDS encoding acyl-CoA dehydrogenase family protein — MQRTIFEKDHEAYRETVREFLAREIEPHYERWESDKLIDRSAWLAAGKSGLVGLGAPEEFGGSGVSDYRFRYVVAEEIARTATTSFGSGLSVHDDIVIPYIVNLGTDEQKQRWLPGMAAGELIGAIAMTEPGAGSDLQGVKTTAVRDGDEWVINGQKTFITNGIHSDLVIVVARTDPNAGSKGFSLFVVERGMPGFGRGRKLHKVGLAGQDTAELVFEDVRVPAINLLGTEGRGFVHLMENLPLERISIAVNAIAAAKAAYQWTRDYVFERKAFGKPIGDLQNTRFALAEMITEIEVTESHIDRCVLALNAGELTAVDASKGKWWASELQKRVVDRCVQLHGGYGYMMEYPIGRAYVDSRIQTIYGGTTEIMKEIIGRDIASQ; from the coding sequence ATGCAGCGCACCATCTTCGAGAAGGATCACGAGGCGTACCGGGAAACCGTGCGCGAGTTCCTCGCCCGGGAGATCGAGCCCCACTACGAACGGTGGGAGTCCGACAAGCTGATCGACCGATCGGCGTGGCTCGCGGCCGGCAAGTCCGGCCTCGTCGGGCTCGGTGCGCCGGAGGAGTTCGGCGGCTCCGGCGTCAGCGACTACCGTTTTCGGTACGTCGTCGCCGAGGAAATCGCCCGCACCGCGACGACGTCATTCGGTTCGGGCCTCAGCGTGCACGACGACATCGTCATCCCATACATCGTGAACCTCGGCACCGACGAGCAGAAGCAGCGGTGGCTGCCCGGCATGGCCGCGGGTGAGCTGATCGGCGCGATCGCGATGACCGAGCCAGGCGCCGGCAGCGACCTGCAGGGCGTGAAGACCACCGCAGTGCGGGACGGTGACGAGTGGGTGATCAACGGCCAGAAGACGTTTATCACCAACGGTATCCACTCCGATCTCGTCATCGTCGTCGCCCGCACCGACCCGAACGCCGGTTCCAAGGGGTTCTCGCTCTTCGTCGTCGAGCGGGGCATGCCCGGCTTCGGTCGTGGTCGCAAGCTGCACAAGGTCGGACTGGCCGGTCAGGACACGGCGGAGCTCGTGTTCGAGGACGTGCGGGTGCCCGCGATCAATCTGCTCGGCACCGAGGGGCGCGGCTTCGTCCATCTCATGGAAAACCTGCCACTCGAGCGTATTTCGATCGCGGTCAACGCAATAGCCGCGGCGAAGGCGGCATACCAGTGGACCAGGGACTACGTGTTCGAGCGCAAGGCGTTCGGCAAGCCGATCGGCGATCTGCAGAATACCCGGTTTGCGCTGGCGGAGATGATCACCGAGATCGAGGTGACCGAATCCCACATCGACCGGTGCGTACTCGCCTTGAACGCAGGTGAACTCACCGCCGTCGACGCGTCGAAGGGCAAGTGGTGGGCCAGTGAACTACAGAAGCGAGTGGTCGACCGCTGCGTCCAGCTGCACGGCGGCTACGGGTACATGATGGAGTACCCCATCGGCCGCGCGTACGTCGACAGCCGTATCCAGACGATCTACGGCGGAACCACCGAGATCATGAAGGAAATCATCGGGCGCGATATCGCGTCACAGTAG